The genomic region ATAGGGTTTTGAAGAGTGAGTAAGAGTTTGCAAATATATCCtcgaaaatgaaaaatagaactaccgtaggatccagcaatcccacttctgggtatatgtgcaaaggaaatgaaatcagtgtgtGGAGGAGATATCTGCAaccccatgttcactgcagcactattcaaaatagccaggACAGGGAATCAACCTGTGCCCATTGATGgtaaatggatacagaaaatggggtatatatatgtaatggAAAACGAAGGATATTCTGTcgtttgtaacaacatggatgagcctggaggacataaTGCTAAAtacaataagccaggcacagaaatacaaatacctCATGGTTCTCACTTGTCTGTGAAATCCaaaaagtcaaattcatagaagcagagagtagtaGGATGGTTACCAGGTGCTCAGGATTGTGAGGAGATTAGGGAAACGTTGGTCAAAAAGCACAAAATTTCAGCTAGGAGGAATACATTCAAGAtttattgcacagcatggtgactgtagtaaataacaatgtattgtacgcttgaaaattgctaagagaggggccaggtgtggtggctcatacctgtaatcccagcactttggaaggctgaggcgggtggatcacttgaggtcatgagttcgagagctgcctggccaacatagtgaaaccctgtctctgttaaaaatacaaaaattagctgggcgtggtggtgctgcctgtaatcccagtacttgggaggctgaggcaggagcatcacttgaacctgggatgtggaggctgtgagccaagatagcagcactgcactctagcctgggtgacaaagtgagactctgtctcaaaaaatagaaaaaaaaattgctaagagaggaGTAGGTTTTGAGTGTTCTCATCACCAagtaaatgataaatatgtgaggtaatacatatgttaattagcttgattttttttttttttttaaagagatggggtcttgctgtgtttcccaggctggtctcaaactcctgggctggagcaatcctcctgccttggcctcccaaagtgctgagatgacaggtgtgagccaccgcgcttggcctaattagcttgatttagtcattccacaatgtatacatattttaaaacatcatgttgtacaccatatatatgtagaataataaaaagagagtttgcaaaaatattttatctacatCATGCTACATCATGTTATAGCAGAGGACTTCCAGAATTTTTCAATTGCAATCATGGGTGAATTTATAAgagtcttgtttttttgagaaagagtctcgctctgtcgcccaggctggagtgcagtggcacagtcttggctcactgcaacctctgctttccaggttcaagcgattctcctgcctcagcctcccgggtagctgggattaaaggcgtgcgctaccacacccagctaatttttgtatttttagtagagatggggtttccccatgttagccaggctggtctcgaactctatacctcaagtgatccacccgcctcggccttccaaagtgctgggattacaggtatgagccaccatgcctggcccctctcttagcaattttcaagtgtacaatacattgttattttcTACAGTCACTGAGTAGCTTGGCCAAAGTCATGCCTGTTCTAGGTGGAGAAGCAGAATTCTAACCTGGGGCTGTCTGGAGTGAAAGTCCTGTGATTTCTCCAGATAGGTCAAATTAGCTTTGACATATATGAGTTATTGCTGCTGGTCTGATTGAGTAAGAAAGGGCTGTCATCTTAAGTACTAAATATATTCACACCTTTTAAACAACCTCATTGATAGTGTGTATCTTTTAGGtgtctatttttctgtctttgggAATTTCACTGAGAACGACTTTCCCACTGTTTTACTTAGCCTCCTTTAGTAGCAGTTTTTATTGGGGGAATATCCCAGATATGGTTTTGCTGCATCCCCATCCAAATCttttcttgaattatagctcccacaattcccgtgtgttgtgggaaggacctggtgggaagtaattgaatcatggaggcgggcctttcccgtgctattctcatgatagtgaataagtctctcgtgatctgatggttttataaaggggagtttccctgcacacgctgtcttctcttgtctgccgccatgtgagatgtgcctttcaccttttgccatgattgggaggtctccccagccacgtggaactgtgagtccattaaacctctttcttttgtaaattgcccagacATATCCAGTTGCCATGCCagttgggtatgtctttatcagcagcttgaaaatggactaatacagtccctTTGTGGCAGTAGGGTGTATCAGTTTCCCACTGCTGCTGTAATAATTTACCACAAACCCAGTGGCTTCAGACAACAGAAATTCGTCACCTGACCTCCAGGTCTGGAGAATAATTGCTCCCAGAGATGTCCACATCCTACTTCCCAGGACCCCTGAGGCTGTGACAGGGGAGCctgttctggaggttggaaagcTAAAGCAGATCTCCCAGGCTGAAATTCAGGTGTCAGCAGCTGCGTTCCTTCCTGGAGGCTCTTgaggagaatctgttttcttgtcttttccagcCTTGAGGGGCATCCACATGTCTTGGCTCATGGCCCTTCCTCCATGTCCGGAGCCATCAGGCTGGTGAGGTCTTCCTCACTCTGAACTTGACTCTCTGGCCTCCCTCTTCCACTTGTAACGACCCCTGTGGTTATGTTGAGCCTGCCTGGATAGTCTACCGTAATGCCCCTCCCCTGTCCCAGCCTCATGGGTCCTGGGAATTAGGATGTGGTCATCTCTGGGAGCAATTATTCTTCCTACCACAGATTCATGTCCTTACCATATGAGAAAAATCTTCACTCTGTCCCAACATCTCCCAAAGCCTAAACCCATCACCTGTGGTGAACCATCTCTACTGGGCAGGCGTTTCTATGTCTCTCTGTATTTTTGGAAAAGTTCTTACAGGTGTATAGTAAGAAATTCAAACAATATAAAATGTTACAGAGTGAAAAGTAAGTCTCACTCCcaacccagattttttttttttgaggcagagtctcactctgtcacccaggctgcagtgcagtggcatgatctcagctcactccaacctctgcctcccgggttcaagtgattctcatgcctcagccttcggagtaggtgggattacaggtgtgccccaccacacctggctaatttttgtatttttacaaaaatagagacagaattttgccacgttgcccaggctgatctcaaactcctggcctcaggtgatctgcccaacttggccttccaaagtgctggcattacaggtgtgagccaccgtgcctggcccatcccATATCTGTAGCCTTCCAGGTCTCTTTCCCAGAGGTGACAACAGTTATTATTTTGTGTACTGTCACAGATGTTCTGTGCATATAGAAATGTGTGtttatggcttttgtttttgtgcAAGCATGTTTTGTTCACCAatatgcgtttttttttttttttttgccagtcttTCTATgtgagtatacacacacacacacacacacacacacacacagatccaaaaaaaaaagagttggtctTCACCAATGCATAAGTAAGTTGCTTTTCAAACTGTGCTACTTTTAGCAGCCTTGCTGGTATTATTATTGTTCAGCTTAATATGTGGGGGCTGAATTCATAGCAGTGGAATTCTAGGGTGAGAGTGACCTagatagagagaaagaagatGGGCTCTGCTAATTTACATGACAAAAACAATTCAAAGGCCAGTAAAAGGAAAGATCAGTATCTTCTCCTTTAAATATCTTGATAGAAATGTCTTGTTTGGGCTCTCCCTGCCGCTGCCGAGTGGCGCGGAGGCGGAGGCTTGGGTGCGTTCAAGATTCAACTTCACCCGTAACCCACCGCCATGGCCGAGGAAGGCATTGCTGCTGGAGGTGTAATGGATGTTAATACGGCTTTACAAGAGGTGCTGAAGACCGCCCTCATCCATGATGGCCTAGCACGTGGAATTTGCGAAGCTGCCAAAGCCTTAGACAAGCGCCAAGCCCATCTTTGTGTGCTTGCATCCAACTGTGATGAGCCTATGTATGTCAAGCTGGTGGAAGCCCTTTGTGCTGAACACCAAATCAACCTAATTAAGGTTGATGACAACAAGAAACTAGGAGAATGGGTAGGCCTCTGTAAAATTGACAGAGAGGGGAAACTCTGTAAAGTGGTTGGTTGCAGTTGTGTAGTAGTTAAGGACTATGGCAAGGAGTCTTAGGCCAAGGATGTCATCGAAGAGTATTTTAAAtgcaataaatgaagaaataaatctttgactcacacacacacacacacaaaaagaaatatcttgtcTGGGAAATCTAACTGGGTGAACTCCAGTTAGATCTGGTCTGTTGGGTGATTTGTAGGCCAAAGTCTCTTTGAAATTTTTAGTTGACCTTTGGGAGTCCTTTCAGGGAGTCGCTTTTGATGAGCACATCATTCAGCCTGAGATGGGCAGGGCTAATGCCCTGTCCTGCCCATCTGCGCTCATGACATGTTCATCGAGGAAGCAGGGAGTGGACTCACACACTGCCTCCCATCCGCACAGGACCCGTCGCTCGGAATATACATATTGCAAATTCTTTCCCACTTTATGTGCTCAGCACCTTGTGTTATTTTGGCCCTCATCCTAGTTGTGCCCGTCATAATTTATCATCCCTGCTGTACTGAACAGTTCTTGAGGATATCATCAAGGTTGTCTGTACCTCTCTCTCCCCTGTTTTCGTCCCAAGCTAGCACGGTGCCTGTTGGTGCTGATGAATAATAGGACTCAGTTTGGAGAGCCCTTTTTTTTGTCATGAATTTTGATGATGCCAGATTAGCCGATTTCCTAGGAATGATAAGCTTGGCTTTGATAGACGATGGCtaccaatattttttatttgctaaagtttaaaatgaattaattgaAAGATAGCCCTGACAACAGTGGTTGGGGCCTTCCGTGATTCCTCTTGGTGTTGTGTTTATTGTAGTGATACCTATTCTGCTATCCAGGAGAGGTGGATGCAGCTAAACATATAGCAATGCACAGCTCCTGTGATCTGGGAACCTCAGTGTTTAAGATCCTTGCTTGGGAATGGTTGGTGAAGGCTGTTTTTAGGGCTAAATTCTGCTTTGTGACTGTCATTGTTTTGCAGGCCACCGAATCCCTTTTGGAGTCATCTTTGGTGGAACTGATGTAAATGAAGATGCCAACCAGGCAGAAAAAAACACAGTCATGGGCAGAGTTCTTGAGGAAGCCAGGTAATACCTGCGAGAATTTCACCCATGCCAAACATTTAAACTATGTGAATGGAATTAATTGAAACCAAAGACCGAGGGCACCAATTGTCGGGAAGGTTTACATCTTATCACTTAAAACCAATTTCTTGTaaccttttctttcatttggtaCATTTTTATTTGGCCACAAATAGTCATTGCTAACAGGTTATTGCACTTAAGTCTTCAACTACAGTTAATATTAGATAAGCCTCTTTAAAATGGTCTGCATGGAGCCGGGCATAGTGaggcacgcctgtggtcccagctgtttgggaggctgaggcaggaggatcacttgatagtgaggcacacctgtggtcccagctgcttgggaggctgaggcgggaggattgctggagcccaggagcccaAGGCTACCGTGTGCTATggttgcaatccagcctgagtgGTAGAGCAAAGCCCTCTTCTCAAAAAAGAGGTGTTCTGGATGTAGAAAACACGGATCACAGGCAAACTGCAGCCTTAGCAGCACACAAATTAGGATCTAGTTCGCATCAGGTTTGCCCAAGTAGACTGTCTTTGGCATGGGTCTTATCTATGTAGCTTTCTGAGCTATATATGCCATTTGCAAGAAGGGCCACCAACAGGATTTCTAAACTGTGGCTCAGGCCTTTTCCTTGGGTATGTCCCTCTAGCTGTCCTGGGGACCTGAGAGGTAGCTGCTGTGAGAACAGCTCTACATGCTCTGAGTGAAACTTCTCACAGGGGTCACTGTGATAATCCTGGGGGCTGCCCTGCACATCTCTGATCCCAGATACTAATCATGGGCAGCAGCCTCCAGGTACCACAACTACCTTAGTATGTCTCCCTATAATTCTAATGCCCCCTGGGTGGGGGAAGTTATTATTCCCAGTTGAGAATTCCTTCCAGCGCTGTACTTCCCAACTTTTCCATGTCAACGTGGTGAAAGGAGGTTCATCGGAGGCTGTTGTTCTGGACTGGCCCCTGCGCTGTGCCCCAGCAGACCAGCCCAAGACAGAAAGGAGTCACTTGTGCTGAGCGCTGTGTAATCAAACTGAACTTTGAAATGGGTcagtcttctttctctcttctctcttctcttctcttttcctgacagagtctcattccattgcccaggctggagtgcaatggcacgatcttggctcactgcaacctcagcctcccgggttcaagcgattcttgtgcctcaggctcccgagtaactgggattacaggcgcctgccaccacagtcgcctaatttttgtatttttagtagagatggggtttcgccattttgccagattggtctcaaactcctggcctcaagcgatccacctgccttggcctcccaaagttctggaattacaggcatgagacactgtgcccagcctgaaatggGCCAGTTttctaaaaagcaagaaattccAGCCAACTTCAGTGAGCAGAATAGGGAAGTCTTCTCTGCTTTAACCCTGTAGGGAAAGTAACTCTGAAATGCCCcatctgctttttgttttctgtgtctgctttcttcagcccttGTCTGTCTGTAAAACACGCGTCCTCTGCGCAGCTCATCAGAACACTCATTCTGTTTTGTAGAATGAGGTGCTGCCCAGTTCTAGAATTGCTAATAAAAGCCCATTATAATCTTTGAACTAAATTTGTTGTCATTGTGTCTTTTGACAAGGCATACTTAGAAAATTATCATATTTGGATAGCAATTTAAAGTGGATTGAAAGGCTTGATTAAAAAAATCACTCCCATTTCTTTGTCTAACAAATACaataataagaattaaaataatgataaaagcaggccaggcacagtggctcatgcctgtaatcccaccactttgggaggcccgaggcaggtggatcacttgaggtcaggagttcgagaccagcctggccaacatggtgaaaccccgtctctattaaaaatacaaaaattagctgggcatggtggtgggtgcctgtaattccagctacttggaaggctggggcaggagaatcactttaacccaggaggtggccaggtgtggtggctcacacatgtaatcccagcactttgggagactgaggcaggtggatcacctgaggtcaggagttcgagaccagcctggccaacatggtgaaaccccatctctactaaaaatacaaaaattagccggacatggtggcctgtgcctgtagttccagctacttgagaggctgacgcaggagaattgcttgaactcaggaggcagaggttgcagtgagccaagatcgtgccattgcactccagcctgggagacagagcgtgactccatctcaaaaacaaacaacaacaaaagaacccaggaggtggtggttgcagtgagccgagatcttgccattgcattctagcctgggtgacagagcgagactgtctcaaaaaaaaaaaaaattaattaattaattaaaaaaataaaaaattaaataaaataatgataaaagcaaTATGAATCTTCCATGATCATATGAAAATtgtgaaaaaaagcagaaattaaatcAAAAGAACTAACCCAAAACAAAGAACTTTTCTGATCAGTCATGAGGTGCTCAATGGGCTTCCTCGGGGTTTCCCTGGACAGTCGACGGGGTTCTGTGCAGTTTGTCCTCCCACATGTTCACTGGCTGCTGGTGTTAGAAGAAAGCCTCACCTGTGTCTAGAATAACTCTGAAATCACGGTTTACAGTTGGCCCAACAAGTACTGCCTAACTATCCCTTCGACCCTTTTAAATCTTTGAATCAttgtaaaaagcaaaacaaagcaaaactggTAATTGGTTTTATCCCAATAAATCACCAGCCATCAATTTTCTGTGGCTAACCTCATGGCtgggaagctctggccagggagTTTGGGACACTTCAAGTCTTTATGCAGCTGGGTCACCCTATTCCATACCGGGGACAGCATTCAAAGTTCTGTCTGGAGCCTCAGATTCCTTGTTTGGTAATGTAGGTGTCAGTCTCGCTTCTGAAAACCGGGGTTACTG from Pongo pygmaeus isolate AG05252 chromosome 10, NHGRI_mPonPyg2-v2.0_pri, whole genome shotgun sequence harbors:
- the LOC129010243 gene encoding small ribosomal subunit protein eS12-like; translation: MAEEGIAAGGVMDVNTALQEVLKTALIHDGLARGICEAAKALDKRQAHLCVLASNCDEPMYVKLVEALCAEHQINLIKVDDNKKLGEWVGLCKIDREGKLCKVVGCSCVVVKDYGKES